One Falco biarmicus isolate bFalBia1 chromosome 13, bFalBia1.pri, whole genome shotgun sequence genomic region harbors:
- the LOC130157933 gene encoding LOW QUALITY PROTEIN: tubulin alpha-3 chain-like (The sequence of the model RefSeq protein was modified relative to this genomic sequence to represent the inferred CDS: deleted 1 base in 1 codon), protein MPSDKTIGGGDDSFNTFFSETGAGKHVPRAVFVDLEPTVVDEVRTGIYRQLLHPEQLITGKEDAANNYARGHYTIGKEIVDLVLDRIRKLADLCTGLQGFLIFHSFGGGTGSGFASLLMERLSVDYGKKSKLEFAIYPAPQVSTAVVEPYNSILTTHTTLEHSDCAFMVDNEAIYDICRRNLDIERPTYTNLNRLIGQIVSSITASLHFDGALNVDLTEFQTNLVPYPRIHFPLVTYAPVISAEKAYHEQLSVAEITNACFEPANQMVKCDPRHGKYMACCMLYRGDVVPKDVNAAIATIKTKRTIQFVDWCPTGFKVGINYQPPTVVPGGDLAKVQRAVCMLSNTTAIAEAWARLDHKFDLMYAKRAFVHWYVGEGMEEGEFSEAREDLAALEKDYEEVGIDSVEEEAEEGDEY, encoded by the exons aTGAAGTCCGTACAGGCATATATAGGCAGTTACTCCATCCTGAGCAGCTCATTACTGGGAAAGAAGATGCAGCCAATAATTATGCCAGAGGCCATTATACCATTGGAAAAGAGATTGTTGATTTAGTGCTAGATCGCATTCGCAAACTG GCTGATCTGTGCACAGGACTGCAAGGTTTCCTTATCTTTCATAGTTTTGGAGGAGGCACTGGTTCAGGGTTTGCATCTCTGCTCATGGAAAGGCTCTCTGTTGACTATGGCAAAAAATCTAAACTAGAGTTTGCAATTTATCCAGCACCACAAGTGTCCACTGCCGTAGTGGAACCCTACAACTCAATTCTAACTACCCACACAACATTAGAGCATTCTGACTGCGCCTTTATGGTAGATAATGAAGCCATTTACGATATATGTCGTCGGAACCTTGACATTGAACGTCCTACTTACACCAATTTAAACCGATTAATTGGGCAGATTGTTTCATCCATCACAGCTTCGCTGCATTTTGATGGAGCCCTCAATGTAGATCTGACAGAATTTCAAACTAACCTTGTTCCATACCCACGAATCCATTTCCCCCTGGTGACATATGCCCCTGTA ATCTCTGCTGAAAAAGCATATCATGAGCAGTTATCTGTGGCTGAAATCACCAATGCTTGTTTTGAACCAGCCAACCAGATGGTAAAATGTGACCCTCGCCATGGCAAATACATGGCCTGCTGTATGTTATATAGAGGTGATGTTGTTCCCAAAGATGTCAATGCCGCTATTGCTACTATCAAGACTAAACGTACCATCCAATTTGTGGATTGGTGCCCAACTGGATTCAAG gTGGGCATTAACTACCAACCTCCAACTGTGGTGCCTGGTGGTGACCTTGCAAAGGTGCAGCGGGCTGTGTGCATGCTGAGTAACACAACTGCTATTGCTGAAGCATGGGCTCGCCTCGACCACAAATTTGATCTCATGTATGCTAAGCGTGCCTTTGTGCATTGGTATGTTGGGGAAGGAATGGAAGAAGGAGAATTTTCTGAAGCCCGGGAAGATCTGGCTGCTCTTGAGAAAGATTATGAAGAAGTTGGCATAGACTCAGTAgaagaagaggctgaagaaggAGATGAATATTAA